The following coding sequences are from one Sulfitobacter sp. HNIBRBA3233 window:
- a CDS encoding DUF3140 domain-containing protein produces the protein MSSSKSRDEIWDEWRDLVNMAPQELDDWLDTEESRSVGDSDTGESTGHKSGRRIVKIKRTNKDDLADDQWDHMATVVGYIKRHLSQGGPDEGVETSDWRYSLMNWGHDPLKDG, from the coding sequence ATGTCATCATCCAAATCCCGCGATGAAATCTGGGACGAATGGCGCGATCTGGTGAACATGGCCCCGCAGGAACTCGACGACTGGCTGGACACGGAAGAGTCCAGATCCGTGGGTGACAGCGACACCGGCGAATCGACGGGCCATAAATCGGGCCGTCGCATCGTGAAGATCAAGCGCACCAACAAGGACGATCTGGCGGACGACCAGTGGGACCATATGGCGACGGTCGTAGGCTACATCAAACGGCATCTGTCGCAGGGTGGCCCCGACGAGGGCGTCGAGACGTCGGACTGGCGCTATTCGCTGATGAACTGGGGGCACGATCCGCTGAAGGACGGCTGA
- a CDS encoding M48 family metallopeptidase, whose protein sequence is MSDQYQLGNPPIPLILRRSGQARRISLRISQLDGRVTLTLPKRLPVDEALDFARTKEDWIRKHLDARGDDIAVGHGAEIPLGGRLIPVRAGSGRRVEISASAVHVPGDAARVGPRLMAHLKELARDRLAGACDDYAARLGRPYARLSLRDTRSRWGSCTSDGGLMFSWRLIMAPAEVLDYVAAHEVAHLAEMNHSPAFWAQVEAIYGDYRAPRRWLRENGSGLHRYKFAAN, encoded by the coding sequence ATGTCCGACCAATATCAGCTTGGCAATCCGCCGATTCCCCTGATCCTGCGCCGCTCCGGGCAGGCCCGCCGCATCAGCCTGCGGATCTCGCAACTGGACGGGCGGGTGACATTGACGCTGCCCAAACGCCTGCCCGTGGACGAGGCGCTGGATTTCGCGCGCACCAAGGAAGACTGGATTCGCAAGCATCTCGACGCGCGCGGCGACGACATCGCGGTCGGCCACGGGGCCGAGATCCCTCTGGGCGGGCGGCTGATCCCCGTGCGCGCGGGCAGCGGCAGGCGGGTCGAGATTTCGGCATCTGCCGTGCATGTGCCGGGCGATGCGGCCCGCGTCGGCCCGCGTCTGATGGCGCATCTCAAGGAGCTTGCCCGCGACCGCCTTGCGGGGGCCTGCGACGATTACGCGGCACGGCTCGGGCGGCCCTACGCGCGGCTCAGCCTGCGCGACACCCGGTCGCGCTGGGGCTCGTGCACCTCGGACGGGGGGCTGATGTTCTCGTGGCGGCTGATCATGGCCCCCGCCGAGGTGCTGGATTACGTCGCCGCCCATGAGGTGGCGCATCTGGCCGAAATGAACCATTCGCCCGCCTTCTGGGCGCAGGTCGAGGCGATCTATGGCGACTACCGCGCGCCGCGCCGCTGGCTGCGCGAGAATGGCAGCGGGCTGCACCGGTACAAATTCGCGGCGAACTGA
- a CDS encoding TIGR02300 family protein: MPKEEWGTKRLCPTTGKRFYDLNADPVISPYTGEVVEVDQSKSRMIAADAEDAVTAKAKKAEGKTDDDEDLVDDDDVDVDLDDDLLDDDEDDDDTVPLEEIADVASDDDDS, translated from the coding sequence ATGCCCAAAGAAGAATGGGGAACCAAGCGCCTGTGCCCCACCACGGGCAAGCGTTTCTACGACCTGAACGCCGACCCGGTCATCAGCCCCTACACGGGCGAAGTGGTCGAAGTGGACCAGTCGAAATCCCGCATGATCGCAGCCGACGCCGAGGATGCCGTAACGGCCAAAGCCAAGAAAGCCGAAGGCAAGACGGACGACGATGAAGATCTGGTTGATGACGACGATGTCGATGTCGATCTGGACGACGATCTTCTGGACGACGACGAAGACGACGACGATACAGTTCCGCTCGAAGAAATCGCGGACGTGGCGTCTGACGACGACGATAGCTGA